The following is a genomic window from Phycisphaerae bacterium.
ATCCAGTGCTGGTGATGTGGAGCAACGTCCCGTTTTCCAGGGCGAATGCCGTTCCGTCGCCGCCGCCGACGAGTCTTGAACCGGCGGCCAAACCGCAGATGTTGGCGTATCCGGTGGCGGTGATGTGATACAGAACACCGTTATCCACGGCGTATCCCGTCCCATCCCCAGCCCCGACGAAGGTCGAACCGGGAGAAAACGTGCCGACGTTCGTATATCCGCTGCTGGTGACATGGTACATCGTCGAGCCTTCGAGGGCGAACATCGACCCGTTCCCGGCTCCGACGAACGGCGTACCGGTCCCAAAACCGCAGACGTCGGTGTATCCGCCGGCGGTGACGTGATACAGTTGCCCGGTTGTGCCGTCCCAGGCGAACGCGGTTCCGTTTCCGGCGTTGACCAGTGTCAAACCGGCGGCAAAGTCATCGATAGCGCTGTAGCCGGTGCTCGTAATATGGTAGAGCATCGAACCATCCTGGGCGTATCCCGTTCCATCCCCGGCGCCGACGAATGGCGAACCGGAGGTAAAGTTGCCGACGTTCGTATATCCGCTGCTGGTGACATGGTACATCGTCGAGCCTTCGAGGGCGAATATCGCTCCGTTGCCGGCGCCGACGAACGGCGTGCCGGGCGCAAAGCCGCCGACGTCGCTGTAGCCGGTGCTGGAAAGATGCAACATTCGTCCGTTTTCCAGGGCGAATCCCGTTCCGTCTCCGGCGCCGACGATCGGAGTGCCGTAGGCTATGCCGCAGACCTTGCTATACCCTCCGGCGGTCACGTAGTTCAGATCTCCGCTTTCGGGGTCATGGGCCAACGCGTTGGCGTAGGCGTTGCCCGCGAGCAGTGAAAACACCGCCAGAAACGCCACCAGAGCCCCAATCAGCACTTTCCCGTCGTACCTCATCCTCATCTCACTTCTCCTTCATAAAAAGACTTCATGTCAAGCCACACAACTGCCAAAGTGAAGAGACCTTGATGCCGGAGTCTTATCCTCTTTGCCATCGCCCGCCGCGCCGCTGGGCGATGAAGATGCGTCCCTGTATTTCCCGCGTCGGCGGAACGTCGCTGTCTCGCCGGAGTTTCAGCAGATCGACGGCCCGTTCCGCGATATCGCGAAACTTCAGGCAGACCGCCGCCGCGTCGGATTCGCCGGTGCAGTTGGTCTGCAGCATTTCCCAATATGTCAGCGCGACGACGGCCCGCGGATCGAACGTTCCGGGACAGTATTTCGCGAGGGTATCGCGCACCTGCAACTCCGATCCGCTGTTGTGCAGCAGCGCCGTCGGCGCGTCTGCGGAAGCGCGCCAACGGTCGATCTGGGC
Proteins encoded in this region:
- a CDS encoding PEP-CTERM sorting domain-containing protein; this translates as MRMRYDGKVLIGALVAFLAVFSLLAGNAYANALAHDPESGDLNYVTAGGYSKVCGIAYGTPIVGAGDGTGFALENGRMLHLSSTGYSDVGGFAPGTPFVGAGNGAIFALEGSTMYHVTSSGYTNVGNFTSGSPFVGAGDGTGYAQDGSMLYHITSTGYSAIDDFAAGLTLVNAGNGTAFAWDGTTGQLYHVTAGGYTDVCGFGTGTPFVGAGNGSMFALEGSTMYHVTSSGYTNVGTFSPGSTFVGAGDGTGYAVDNGVLYHITATGYANICGLAAGSRLVGGGDGTAFALENGTLLHITSTGYSTIGTVGADSILTDVGVPEPATLGLLGLGALGLLRRR